GGCGGGATGGGCGGCATGGGCGGTGGCAAGAACGAGGAGCGGGAGCGGCTGGCGCTGCTCGTGGACGAGTCCGATGTCTGGGCGGACCGGGGGGTGCCGGTCGCGTCGATCGGCCGTCCGGTGCCGGTGGCCGACGAGACCGAGGACGAGTGGGTCGCCAAGCCCCGCAAACCGAAGAAGCGCGGGCAGCCGGTGCCGCGTACCACACCGCCGGGCGGGTCGACCCCGACCGGCCGGCACTGAACGTCCATCGCGAGAGGGTGAGCAGGAATGGCAACAGTCAACGCGGACGCGATCCACACGCTGGCGACGAAGATCGAAGCGCTCAAGACGACCTACGTCACGACATCGCTGACGAAGGTCGGCGAGGTCGCGCTCCTGCCGGGTGACTTCCCGGACGGCACCGCGCTGAAGACCCACGTCACCGATCGGATGACCGAGCTGAAGACGGCCCTGACCAACATCGGCAAGGCGATGGACGACATCAAGGCGAAGCTGGACCTCGTCGCCAACAAGTACGCCGAGACCGGGGACCACACGGCGGAGATCGCGGAGTACCTCAGCCAGCTCGTCACCAGCCTGGGCACCGACCTGCCCGGGTTCGAGGCGTAGGCGACGGCGATGGGCGAGGACTACGACACCTGGACGCTGATCAGAGCCAGGGCGGCGCTGACGGCGGGCACCGACACCAGCTTCACCGAGGCCGGGACCAGGATGAACGACGTCGACAAGAACCTGAAGGACCTCAGCTCGAAGATCATCTCGGAGGCCGCGGCCGTCGCCCAGAAGCAGGACGTGTGGACCGGCCCGGCGGCCGACACCTTCCACATCATCGCGCGCAGCCTGGCGGCGTTCGTCGCCGATCTCGAGAAGCCGATGCCGGCCTACAAGACCGCCCTCGACAACGCCGGTGGATCGCTGCGGTCCGCCAAGTCGCAGATGGAGCTGCTCTACAACCAGTGGGTGGCGGCGGCGAATCCGGACCGGGTGGCGTTCAACAACAGCGCGATCGGCATCCTCAAGCAGCTCGCGACGCAGTACAAGGCGCAGGCGCTGCTGATGAAGCACCTGCCGGTGGACCCGGAGACGGTCCTGACCCTCGCGGCGGAGGAGCAGCGCAACAACGAGCACCACGACGAGGGTGAGGACGAGCACGGCAACGACGAGCACGGCGAGGACGAAGGCGGCGACGAGGGCGGTGGCGGCGGCTCGGGGGAGGGCGACACCGGCGGCGGTGACGAGGGCGGCACCGGCGGCGGCGAGGAAGGCCCGGGGACCGGTGGCGGCGAAGAGGGCACCGGTGGCGGTGGCGGTGCGGACCCCGGCGGCCTGGGCGGTGGTGAGGACCCCGGCGGCGGCGGGACCGGGACCGACGGCGGCGCCGGGACCGGCAGCGGAACCGACGACGGCACGGGCACCGGCGACGGGTCGGGCGGCACCGGCGGCCCGATCGGCGACGGCTTCCGCTCGCTGCCCGGTGCGCCCATGGCGAAGGGCAAGGACGGCAGGACCGGCATCGACGTGGACGGCGACGGCGACCCGGATCTCGGGCTCGACGGCAAGCCGCTGGCGGACGCGAAGCTCGTGGAGTACAACGGGCTCAAGGGCGTCGATGTCAACGGGGACGGCCGCCCCGACATCGGCGTCGACGGCGAGATCCTCCCCGGTGCGCCGATCGTGCAGGGCGTCGACGGGACGATCGGCATCGACGTCAACGGCGACGGGGAGCCCGACATCGCGATCAGCGGCCAGGTGCTGCCGGACGCGCCGATCGTCACCAAGGACGGCGTCCGCGGCATCGACGTGGACGGCGACGGCCTGCCCGACCTGGGCATGGACCGCAAGCCGCTGCACGACGCCACGCTGATCACGGTCGACGGGATCACCGGTGTCGACGTCAACGGCGACGGCAAGCCCGACATCGGCGTCAAGGGGGAGATCCTGCAGTGGGCGCCGCTCGTCACCACTCCCGACGGCATCACCGGTGTCGACGTCAACGGCGACGGCAAGCCCGACATCGCGATCACCGGCGGCCTGTCCGCACCGCTGAAGACGGGCGCGGACGCGATCCGGATGCCGCCGCTGCCGATCACCCCGGCGAGCGCCGCCACCACCTCGACGAGCCTGACATCGCTCGGGCTCGGCGGCAACGCGGTCACCTTCGTCCCGGACTCCGGGGACACGCCGACCGTGCTGACGAGCCTGGGACCGGTGCTCGCCACGGCGCGGGGAACCACCGGCGGCCGTGGGCCGGCCGGCTACGAGGAGGGCTCCGGCGGCTACCTGCCCGCCTCGGCCGGTGCCGCCGGGGGCGGGGGGCTGGGAGCCGAGCCGCAGCGGCGGCGGATCCTCGCGTCCGACGACGCCTGGGACGACGGCCGCGCCACCCTCTCCGTCCTGGGCAGGCCGGTAGAGGATGACGACGATGACGACGGTGAGGAGCACGCGCCATGAGTTCCGGGTTCGAATCGCTGATCAACGAGATGATGACCGAGCTGGAGAGGCAGCGGGCCGAGATGACCCGGCTGCAGGAGGGGCTCGCCTCGATCACCGCGACCGCCGTCTCGCCCAAGCGGCAGGTCTCGGTCACCGTCGACGCCAAGGGCGAGGTGACGGAGCTGAAGTTCCTCACCCAGGCATACCGGACGATGGCGGGTGCCGAGCTCTCCGACCTGATCGTGACGACGCTGCGCGACGCGCAGCGCGACGTGAAGGGCAAGCTCGCCGCGCACGCCGGCACCGCCGGGCCGCCCGGGGCCACCCCCGCAGACATCGCCAACGGCACGGTCGACTGGTCCGTGGCGCTCACCGACATCTTCACGATGCCGGCGTCCCTCGTGGACCTGCTCGGGCACCGCCCCACCGACCTGCTCGACGGCGTCGACATCGACCGGCCGGACGTGGTCCTCGACGAGCTGCGCGAGGCCCGGGACAGCGGCCGCAAGCCACAGGAGCGAGGACCCGCCCAGTGAACTCCCGTCGCGTGCTCACCGTCTCGCCGACGGAACCCGGCTGCCACCGGCGCATCTCCGACGCCCTCGCGGTGGCCGAGAGCGGCACCATCATCAACGTCCTGCCCGGCGAGTACGCCGAGACCCTCCGCCTCGCCGTCCCCGTCACGATCACGGCCCGCGACGGCCGGGGCAGTGTGCTCATCGTCCCGGTCGAGGGCCACGGCGTGCTGATGCAGACCGAGACCGCCACCCTCGCCGGCCTCGTCATCCGGCACCGCGACGACAAACTCGCCACCGTCGACATCGGCTCGGGCCGGTTGCGGCTGGACAACTGCGCCCTGACGGCGGAGGCGCCGACGGCGGTCTTCGTCCGCAATGGAGCGTCGGTCGTCCTCGCCGACTGCGCGATCACCAACTCCGTCGGGGCCGGTGTCATCGCGGTCGAGGAGGCGTCGGGCTCGGTGGAGCGCTGCTCGATCGGCCCGGTCGGCACCTCGGGCGTGGTGCTGCGCGGCGGCGCCGACCTCGCCGTCCGCGACTGCGTCATCACCGGCGCGCAGGGCAACGGGGTCTGCAGCACCGACGGGGCCAAGGGCGTGGTGCAGCGCTGCGAGATCTCCCGCACCGGCGGCCCGGCCGTGGTGCTGGAGAAGCTCGCCACGACCCGCCTGTCCGGAGTCCGGATCCACGACACCTCCGACGTCGGGGTCTACCTCGCGGGCGGGCGGACCACGATCGACGGATGTGAGATCACCGAGACCGCCGGCGACGGGATCCTCGTCGCCGAGGGCGCCGACCCGGTGGTGAGCGCGGCCCGGGTGAGCCGCACCCGGGGCCACGCGATCCGGTTCATCGGCCGGTCCCGGGGCACCTTCGACCAGTGCGAGGTCCGCGACACCCCGGTCACCGGGATCTGGGTCGGCGGCGGCAGCGACCCGACCTTCACCGGGCTGCGGCTGCGCGACTGCGCCGACGCTTCGCTGCTGGTGAGCGACGGTGCCACCGGCACCTTCGACGACGTGGAGATCCACCATTCGCGCCAGCACGGCGTCCGGGTGGCGTCGGGGGCGAACCCGCTGCTGCGCAAGCTGACCATCACCGGGTGCCACGGCCACGGGATCGTCGTCGCGGAGAACGGGCGCGGGCGGGTGCACGGCGCGACGATCACCGACACCCGCTTCGCCAGCGTACGCAGTCTCGACGGCGGCAGCCCCGAACTCGTCGAGGTCAGCCTCGGCGGGAGCGGCGACGTGGGCGTACTCGTCGGGGGGCAGGGGCGCTGCGCGCTGCGCGACTGCGAGATCTTCGAGGCGCGGGCGGGCGGCGCCGCGATCGAGGACGGCGGCGAGCTGACCCTCGTCGGCTCGACGGTCCGCGACTGCGGCGGCGACGGGGTGCGCTTCGCCCAGGGTGCCCGTGGCGAGCTGCGCTCCTGCGAGATCCGCGGCAACGAGGCCGACGGCGTCTGCGTCGACAGCGACCAGCCGATCGTCATCCGCGACTGCGTCGTCACCGGCAACGGCGGCGCCGGGCTCAGCCAGGCGGTTCCCGGCCCCCGGCTCAGCGTGGAGAACCTCCGCAGCGAGGAGAACGAGTCCGACGACGAGTACGGCCCCGGCGCCCGCGCCACCAGCCGGGGAACGGGCGCCACCGGCCACGCGAAGCCGAAGCGGGTCACCGGCGAGCTGGAGTCGACCGAGGCGCTCCTGGCGCAGCTGCAGCTCCTCGTCGGGCTCGCCTCCGCCAAGCGGGAGGTGTCCACGCTGGTCAACCTGCAGCAGCTCGCCCGCAAACGGGCGGCGGTGGGCCTGCCGAGCCCGCCGATGAGCCGCCACCTGATCTTCGCCGGGCCACCGGGTACCGGGAAGACGAGCGTCGCCCGGCTCTACGCCCGGATCCTCGCCTCGCTGGGCACCCTGCCCGTCGGCCACGTCGTCGAGGTGGCCCGGCAGGACCTGGTGGCGCAGTACGTCGGCGCGACCGCGATCAAGACGACGGAGAAGTTCACCGAGGCGCTCGGCGGCGTCCTGTTCATCGACGAGGCCTACACGCTCTCGGCGGACTCGGGCGGCTCCGGTGCGGATTTCGGCCGGGAGGCGATCGACACCCTGGTGAAGCTGATGGAGGACCACCGCGACGAGGTGATCGTGATCGCCGCGGGCTACTCGCACGAGATGCGCCAGTTCCTGCAGTCCAATCCGGGCCTGGCGAGCCGCTTCACGCGTACCGTCGAGTTCGACAGCTACACCCCCGAGGAGCTGGTCACGATCGTCGAGGGGTTCTGCAAGACCCATCAGTACACATTGGAGTACGGCACCCGGGCCGCGATCGAGCGCTACTTCGCCCGGATGCAGCGCGACGAGACCTTCGGCAACGCGCGCAGCGCCCGCAAGGTCTTCGAGGAGATGGTCGACCGGCAGGCCCAGCGGCTCTCCCAGGACTCGGCCACCTCGCCCGGCGAGCTCTCCAAGCTGCTGCCCGAGGACCTCGGCTCGGTGGCCGGGCCCGGCATCGGCACGACGGCGGGCACCACCAGCGCCGACCTGCCCGCGCTGATCGAGCAGCTCAACTCGATGGTCGGCCTGGCGTCGGTGAAGCGCGAGGTCACGGATCTGATCAACCTCATCGGTACGGCGGAGCGGCGCCGCCGGGCCGGACTGCCGGTGCCCAACCTCTCCCGGCACCTGATCTTCTCCGGAGCACCGGGCACGGGCAAGACGACGGTCGCCAGGCTCTTCGGTCAGGTCCTCGCGGCTCTCGGGGTGCTCGCCAACGGCCAGCTCATCGAGGTGTCGCGGGGCGATCTCGTCGCCGAGTACATCGGACAGACGGCACGGCGTACCAAGGACGCCTTCGACCGGGCCCGCGGCGGCGTGCTCTTCATCGACGAGGCCTACGCCCTGACCCGGGGCGGTGGTGGCGGCGGGGACTTCGGCACGGAGGCGGTGGACACGCTGGTCAAGCTGATGGAGGACCACCGCGACGAGGTGGTGGTGATCGCGGCCGGCTACGTCACCGAGATGCGGCACTTCCTCGCCGCGAACCCGGGCCTCGCGTCGCGCTTCTCTCGGCCGCTGGAGTTCGAGAACTACACCCCCGACGAGCTCGTCGTCATCTTCAACCAGCACGCCGAGACCGCCGGCTATGTCTGCACCCCCGCCACGCTCGCCGCCCTGACCAGGCACTTCGGTGCGATCGAGCGGGGTGCCGACTTCGGCAACGGCCGCTACGCCCGGCAGGTGCTCGACCGGATGGTGACCCGGCAGGCGGGCCGAACGATGGCCCTGCCGAATCCGTCTACGCAGGACCTGGCCGAACTTCTCCCGGAGGACCTGCAGCCATGAGGACAGCACCCGGCACCGAGGACGGCCAGCGGCTGCGTATCGAGGAGACCGGCGAGTCGCTCCTCGTCACGACCGGCGGCGCCCATCCGGCGGCGATGAAGGTGGCCCGGTCGCTGCCCGTCGAGCGGGACCGGCTCAACGTCGTCATGACC
This portion of the Allocatelliglobosispora scoriae genome encodes:
- a CDS encoding YbaB/EbfC family nucleoid-associated protein; the encoded protein is MSSGFESLINEMMTELERQRAEMTRLQEGLASITATAVSPKRQVSVTVDAKGEVTELKFLTQAYRTMAGAELSDLIVTTLRDAQRDVKGKLAAHAGTAGPPGATPADIANGTVDWSVALTDIFTMPASLVDLLGHRPTDLLDGVDIDRPDVVLDELREARDSGRKPQERGPAQ
- a CDS encoding right-handed parallel beta-helix repeat-containing protein, translating into MNSRRVLTVSPTEPGCHRRISDALAVAESGTIINVLPGEYAETLRLAVPVTITARDGRGSVLIVPVEGHGVLMQTETATLAGLVIRHRDDKLATVDIGSGRLRLDNCALTAEAPTAVFVRNGASVVLADCAITNSVGAGVIAVEEASGSVERCSIGPVGTSGVVLRGGADLAVRDCVITGAQGNGVCSTDGAKGVVQRCEISRTGGPAVVLEKLATTRLSGVRIHDTSDVGVYLAGGRTTIDGCEITETAGDGILVAEGADPVVSAARVSRTRGHAIRFIGRSRGTFDQCEVRDTPVTGIWVGGGSDPTFTGLRLRDCADASLLVSDGATGTFDDVEIHHSRQHGVRVASGANPLLRKLTITGCHGHGIVVAENGRGRVHGATITDTRFASVRSLDGGSPELVEVSLGGSGDVGVLVGGQGRCALRDCEIFEARAGGAAIEDGGELTLVGSTVRDCGGDGVRFAQGARGELRSCEIRGNEADGVCVDSDQPIVIRDCVVTGNGGAGLSQAVPGPRLSVENLRSEENESDDEYGPGARATSRGTGATGHAKPKRVTGELESTEALLAQLQLLVGLASAKREVSTLVNLQQLARKRAAVGLPSPPMSRHLIFAGPPGTGKTSVARLYARILASLGTLPVGHVVEVARQDLVAQYVGATAIKTTEKFTEALGGVLFIDEAYTLSADSGGSGADFGREAIDTLVKLMEDHRDEVIVIAAGYSHEMRQFLQSNPGLASRFTRTVEFDSYTPEELVTIVEGFCKTHQYTLEYGTRAAIERYFARMQRDETFGNARSARKVFEEMVDRQAQRLSQDSATSPGELSKLLPEDLGSVAGPGIGTTAGTTSADLPALIEQLNSMVGLASVKREVTDLINLIGTAERRRRAGLPVPNLSRHLIFSGAPGTGKTTVARLFGQVLAALGVLANGQLIEVSRGDLVAEYIGQTARRTKDAFDRARGGVLFIDEAYALTRGGGGGGDFGTEAVDTLVKLMEDHRDEVVVIAAGYVTEMRHFLAANPGLASRFSRPLEFENYTPDELVVIFNQHAETAGYVCTPATLAALTRHFGAIERGADFGNGRYARQVLDRMVTRQAGRTMALPNPSTQDLAELLPEDLQP